Within Gouania willdenowi chromosome 24, fGouWil2.1, whole genome shotgun sequence, the genomic segment AGACCATTTTAATGCCAATTTTGCCATCTTTTGCTtggatttttttccctttaGTCCAATGTTTTAATTCCTGCTGTTTTAATATGTGTATCATTTCATGAGAAATATAAACCTGATGAGGTCATTCGTCTTCAGCTCTAAAATATTTATACCTTATACCTCGGTGCTGCCACACTGAATCAAAGCCCAAACATCCTCCGAGAAGACTAAGAACATCTGGATTACTATTTAATGACTGCTCAGAAATAGCAAATTGCTCCGTCCTGCTCACGCGTTTGGAACTCAACCTAAAATATTTGCAGATCAACTACAGAGTAATTGTAACAATGTTTTCTAAGCTAGTTTACATTAGACAGACAAGTTGGCAAGAGTTGTGGCAAATGAAAAACCACCAATCTAAACCATTAACCCCTCATCGTAGTTTAAAATGCTGGAATTTATTTGACATCAATTGAAAATGTTCTTCATTGGTTTGAACTGATACTTGTGAAGTGGGGACATAGCTTTGTACTCACGGTGGGCAGTAGTGGCAGACGTAGAAGTACTTGTAGCCGGCGTTGGGACAGTGGGCCATGGCACAGCCAATCTGGTTAGATTTGTACCAAACAATCTGTGCAGAGAGAAAAACATCCAAGTAATGTTTAATCCTCCTCAAGCACCAGTGCTTCATCATTGATTTATGTCTTAGTCAGACAATAATATCACATCTGTAGGTCATGAAAATGCAGGAATGGTTAGTGAGTGGTTCTCAACCATAATGGAGATACTGAACCCTGTAAGATTCATCACATCAGTGCATTCACCCCATCCTTCACAAGAGGAAAAATTTAACATGATTTCTTCAAAATATaggtatatattttattcagataCTGACACATAAGCCTGGGCCCATTTTTTGGCTTTCTtcaaaacaactttatttattgaatatttaaaatagatttaaaaatgatgtttaaaacattatttaaaaaaaaaaaaaaaagtcaaaattcacttttttaaaactagtatatatatattctgtatAACGCATTTTTATAGCCACTGCTGAACCCCTGGGATTCCATCTAACccatgttgagaaccactggcttagATATGAattgaaaaaagtttaaattgatCTTAAATTGTATAGCATAACGACAATAACACGTGCtttgctttatatttcacaaattcAAAGAGCGTTgctgtcattgtttttgttacattgtCAGATTTGttcaatcttttttattttatgtggcCTACATCAGCTTTAGGATTAAGATTTAAAGGTGATCTTGCTTATTAACACTTCTATGTTTAATATTCATTCCATTGTCACTTTTACAGATGAATAGGCATCTTTATCACCACGTTGTATTACATTGACGGCAACCTAACGTGTGTTTCCCTTTAATggatattcattattttttttaatatttaataccTAACCACCACCTATAGCATCCCTTATACATtaatcatctgtaaaaaaaacacttaattttGTTTCTCAgcgattgtttttgtttttggttgatGTGATATGTTGATTGTTGGGCGTAAGCTCACCTGAGTAAAGTGACCAACTTCTCCCCCATTAACAGATCCCACTCCGTAGCGCCAGTTCTTCACCTCGTCGTACCAGGACTGGATGGCTTCACTCCAGGTGTCCTTCTTGCTGCTCATGTATATGTTCTCACCACAACCGCTGGCTGCAGTTAAAGAAGACACATGTGGATTTACTTCATTCTCATTGGCTCAAGTAGGACTAATTACaaatattaaatcaacaatcatacagaaaataaactttcgattttaaaaaaaagtcataattctaAATAACTAAGGTGTAAAGGATTTAGTTATAATCATTCTTCAGGCTAGATTTTATTATATTCTCAGCTCTAATGAATACCTAAGTTacatgtgatgtaaaaaaaagagtaaGAAGTGTTAAACCAgttgtgtcaaactaattttagttcagggaccaaatacagagcagtttgagcttaagtggaCCACAGATTTTTGGTGCGAAAAAgagaaatttcaacattaatgtgccctggtttacaTGTATTCATGTAAAAAtgatatataatgataaagtactGTATGTGAGTAaagtatatcagtcccttcaGGATCTCcacttaaatttccttgattttgagaatttggtgacattttgtggaataattcgAGGAAACATGgcaagattttggaaaaattcagTGTTCTTTCAACtgtttagaaataaaaataactgccgtcttgtgatataagaactgtaAAACTGAGCTCTTCAAATACTgtagattttaaatgattctttgtatttggaggggctgagatatcccCAACTGAATTAGatggtcatttacaaaatgtttcatgttcattatttttactttctcgagcagGCCAAATTTAATGCTtgaaagggccggatttggtccctgagccttgagtttgacaccagtgTAAAAGCATGTGAAATCACATGAAGTCATAGTAATTTcactttgttttgaaaatgcatATCTTAAAACTGAGCATAAGCTGGGAGGGCTGTGTTTCATGGTGCATTTGTTGGCCCATCTCTGAGCATTGGCTGAAGCTTCACGGTTCCAGCTCTGTGGGGTACCCAGAGCAGAGAGACTGGGAAGCTAAACTGCAGCCTATACATGATAAAATACTgcaaaataacacttttatttcCTCTTGTCTGCAGCTGCAAGAGGAAAATTGAACTAAAAAAAGTCTAATAATAGGAGGGAAGTACATGTAAAGTATTTGAGGCTGTTTTACCATTTTCAACATGTTGCTGGCAGAGGGAGACACACCTCTCCTCAGGGTATTGTGCTTGTTGACAATCTCAGTCTGCTCTGCAGAAGAGGTTTCTATATAAACCCAgcaatgataaataaaagtcagtgaattattacattaaaacatgatttagaaatatataatCTACTCACCATCATTGAGCTTTGGTTTCAGAGCATAAAAAAGAGAACATGTTATTTTTCTGCATAAATGAAGAATATTTAGAGAAAAGAAGATTTTCTTACCTCCAAGGGTCCATCCAGGGACCCCTCTGAGTCCTTAGCCCAGGTTCCAGGCACCTGGAGGACAGCAAAGAGGCCTAGGACACACAGGAAAGTGAGATTATACATTG encodes:
- the LOC114458053 gene encoding cysteine-rich venom protein latisemin-like, with amino-acid sequence MTMYNLTFLCVLGLFAVLQVPGTWAKDSEGSLDGPLELNDETSSAEQTEIVNKHNTLRRGVSPSASNMLKMSWNREASANAQRWANKCTMKHSPPSLSSGCGENIYMSSKKDTWSEAIQSWYDEVKNWRYGVGSVNGGEVGHFTQIVWYKSNQIGCAMAHCPNAGYKYFYVCHYCPPLSSKRVSRTEQFAISEQSLNSNPDVLSLLGGCLGFDSVWQHRANPCPYIDKFTNCPKLTKQWGCSNKSVASWCPASCKCTSQII